A region from the Anaerolineae bacterium genome encodes:
- a CDS encoding glutamine synthetase adenylyltransferase, translating into MAKNEPARQALADSLTPLLLALSEAANPDNVLVNLGRFAYNVADQSALFNHFANNPRSVEILVKLFAGSQFLTEILLRSPEYFTRLSAHQQLAHVKSAAQFDAAAREAIRPLILLSSEDPSDPAALLDALRRFQRWELLRIGVCDLLDSFDLTTVTGQLSGLADSLVRVCLTLAARQSNVKPDDFVVLAMGKLGGQELNYSSDIDLLFLCRSDPAAYRRLGQNLIDALARITPEGFLYRVDMRLRPWGNVGNLVSSVNGYVSYLQKNARLWEKQALLKARVIADNQELGRDFLCQAQPFIFAADDETVKAEVNALKQRIEERLQQQGRAWGEVKLGQGSIRDIEFVTQYLQLVHGDEQPEVRSPNTLEALARLFAAHFLSAHEYRVLTDGYIFLRTVEHHLQLKHYRQTHSLPGDPEAITQLARRLGFQGREAGDNLIARYQQHSAVIRVVYQQYLGKQPVTNKTRSVTSSDLLLPHLVRMPPAYVTTFSDADIEHHATLAEQLNEDNLAKVEAKPLENGLWQVTIVGYDYLGELSLICGLLFVHGFNIVDGHIFSYGRAADPGYVPVPQRPSRSRCRQLSSMLYAVSRQKIVDVFTVQPVVDHVDELYWQQYTTDLNALIRLLHAGKQREAQGQLAKRVAVALRDIPGAISTLYPVDIEFDNESSERHTILHIVSTDTIGFLFEFTNALALNGVNIRRMIVSSVGQHVRDTLYVTDAQRRKITSPEKQRELRVAIVLIRHFTHLLPNSPNPEQALLHFRELLGQLFTRPNWPDAIASLEQPQVLNTLARLLGVSDFLWKDFLRMQYANLFPVVRDVDALATGKSKDELRSELAALLQTGAAQREALNAFKDREMFRVDMRHIQGHISEFGQFSGELTDLAEVIVEAAYHLCLAELRATFGLPRLENGRPCPMSVCALGKCGGRELGFASDIELLFIFAGNGQTTGPNVITTAEFFDKLVQQVNQTIQARQEGIFELDLRLRPYGQAGSMAVSLESFRRYFGPNGDAWPYEKQALVKLRPIAGDEKLGQQIVELRNKFIYTGQPFDVAAMRAMRERQLRHLVTAGTINAKFSPGGLVDLEYLVQGLQITYGHQDPRLRLTNIGEAMQMLAETKILSPDDYVPLREAHIFLRRLINALRMVRGNAKDLTVPPPGSEEFAFLARRLHYERNLNQLQADLNRHLICVQEISQRVLS; encoded by the coding sequence ATGGCCAAAAACGAGCCGGCCCGGCAGGCCCTGGCCGATAGTTTAACGCCGTTGCTGCTGGCCTTGTCGGAAGCGGCCAATCCTGATAATGTGCTGGTCAACCTGGGCCGCTTTGCCTACAACGTGGCCGACCAGTCCGCTCTGTTCAACCACTTTGCCAACAACCCCCGCTCCGTTGAAATTTTGGTAAAATTATTTGCGGGCAGCCAATTTCTCACCGAAATCCTCTTGCGCAGCCCGGAATATTTCACCCGCCTGTCGGCGCACCAGCAACTGGCCCACGTTAAGAGCGCGGCCCAATTTGACGCCGCCGCCCGCGAAGCTATCCGCCCCCTGATCCTGCTTTCCAGCGAAGATCCGTCCGACCCCGCCGCTCTGCTGGATGCTCTACGCCGGTTCCAGCGGTGGGAACTGCTGCGCATCGGGGTCTGCGACCTGCTGGACTCCTTTGACCTGACCACCGTCACCGGCCAACTCTCCGGCCTGGCCGACAGCCTGGTGCGCGTTTGTTTAACCCTGGCCGCCCGGCAGTCCAATGTAAAGCCGGATGATTTTGTGGTGCTGGCCATGGGCAAATTGGGCGGGCAGGAACTCAACTATAGTTCCGATATTGACCTGTTGTTTTTATGCCGCTCAGACCCGGCGGCTTACCGGCGCCTGGGCCAAAACCTAATTGACGCCCTGGCCCGCATTACGCCGGAAGGCTTTTTGTATCGGGTGGACATGCGGCTGCGGCCCTGGGGAAATGTGGGCAACCTGGTGTCATCGGTTAACGGCTATGTAAGTTATTTACAAAAGAACGCCCGCCTGTGGGAAAAACAGGCCTTGCTCAAAGCGCGGGTTATTGCCGACAACCAGGAATTGGGCCGGGACTTTCTGTGCCAGGCCCAACCTTTCATCTTTGCCGCCGACGACGAAACCGTCAAGGCCGAGGTGAACGCGCTCAAACAGCGCATCGAAGAACGACTGCAACAGCAAGGCCGCGCCTGGGGCGAGGTCAAACTGGGCCAGGGGTCTATCCGCGACATTGAATTTGTAACCCAATACCTGCAACTGGTGCATGGCGACGAACAGCCCGAAGTGCGCAGCCCCAACACCCTCGAGGCCTTGGCCCGCCTGTTTGCCGCCCACTTCCTCTCTGCTCATGAATACCGGGTGCTCACCGACGGCTATATCTTTTTGCGCACGGTTGAACACCATTTGCAACTCAAACACTACCGCCAAACCCACAGCCTGCCCGGCGACCCGGAAGCCATCACCCAACTGGCCCGACGGCTCGGTTTCCAGGGCCGAGAGGCAGGCGACAATCTGATTGCCCGCTACCAGCAACACAGCGCCGTTATCCGCGTGGTTTACCAACAATACCTGGGCAAACAGCCCGTCACAAACAAAACGCGCTCCGTTACCTCATCAGATTTATTGTTGCCCCACCTGGTGCGAATGCCGCCCGCCTACGTCACCACCTTCAGCGACGCCGACATCGAGCACCATGCAACCCTGGCCGAACAACTCAACGAGGACAATCTGGCAAAAGTGGAAGCCAAACCCCTGGAGAATGGACTTTGGCAGGTGACCATTGTGGGCTACGATTACCTGGGCGAGCTCTCCCTGATTTGCGGCCTGCTATTTGTGCACGGTTTTAACATTGTTGACGGCCACATCTTTAGCTACGGGCGAGCCGCCGACCCCGGCTATGTGCCTGTGCCCCAACGCCCTTCCCGCTCCCGGTGTCGCCAACTATCGTCCATGTTATACGCCGTCTCCCGCCAAAAAATTGTTGACGTTTTCACCGTGCAGCCGGTGGTTGACCATGTTGATGAACTCTACTGGCAACAATATACCACCGACCTGAACGCCCTGATCCGCCTGCTGCACGCAGGCAAACAACGTGAGGCCCAGGGCCAATTGGCCAAACGCGTGGCGGTTGCCTTACGAGACATCCCCGGGGCCATCTCTACGCTGTACCCGGTTGACATTGAGTTTGATAACGAATCTTCCGAACGGCACACCATTTTGCACATTGTTTCCACCGATACCATCGGCTTCCTGTTTGAGTTCACCAATGCCCTGGCCCTCAACGGCGTCAATATCCGGCGGATGATCGTCAGCTCGGTGGGCCAGCACGTGCGGGACACCCTTTACGTTACTGATGCGCAGCGCCGAAAAATCACTTCCCCCGAAAAACAACGAGAGTTGCGCGTGGCCATTGTGTTAATCCGGCACTTCACCCACCTGCTGCCCAACTCGCCCAACCCGGAACAGGCCCTGCTTCACTTTCGGGAACTGTTGGGGCAGTTATTTACCCGCCCCAATTGGCCGGATGCAATTGCCTCGCTGGAACAGCCCCAGGTGCTCAACACCCTGGCCCGCCTGCTGGGGGTAAGTGATTTCCTGTGGAAAGACTTTTTGCGGATGCAATACGCCAACCTGTTCCCGGTGGTGCGGGATGTAGACGCGCTGGCCACTGGCAAGTCAAAAGACGAATTGCGGTCGGAATTGGCCGCGCTCCTGCAAACCGGCGCTGCCCAGCGCGAGGCGCTCAACGCCTTCAAAGACCGCGAAATGTTCCGCGTGGATATGCGCCACATCCAGGGACACATTTCTGAGTTTGGCCAATTTTCAGGTGAATTGACCGACCTGGCCGAAGTGATTGTAGAAGCCGCCTATCACCTCTGCCTGGCCGAACTCCGGGCCACGTTTGGCCTGCCCCGGCTGGAAAATGGCCGGCCCTGCCCTATGAGCGTTTGCGCCCTGGGCAAATGCGGCGGGCGCGAATTGGGCTTTGCCTCGGACATTGAACTGCTGTTTATTTTTGCCGGTAACGGCCAAACCACCGGCCCCAATGTGATCACCACTGCCGAATTTTTCGACAAGTTGGTCCAACAGGTCAATCAAACCATTCAAGCCCGGCAGGAAGGCATCTTTGAACTGGACCTGCGCTTGCGGCCTTATGGCCAGGCCGGCAGCATGGCGGTATCCCTTGAGTCGTTTCGCCGGTACTTCGGCCCCAACGGCGACGCCTGGCCCTACGAAAAACAGGCCCTGGTTAAATTACGGCCCATTGCCGGCGACGAAAAACTGGGCCAACAGATTGTTGAACTACGTAACAAATTTATCTACACCGGCCAGCCGTTTGACGTGGCGGCTATGCGCGCCATGCGCGAGCGCCAGCTCAGGCATCTGGTGACAGCAGGCACTATTAACGCCAAATTCAGTCCCGGCGGCCTGGTAGACCTGGAATATCTGGTGCAAGGCTTACAAATCACTTACGGGCACCAAGACCCTCGCCTGCGACTAACCAACATTGGGGAGGCTATGCAAATGCTGGCCGAAACAAAAATCCTCTCGCCTGACGATTATGTGCCTCTTCGTGAAGCCCACATCTTTTTACGCCGGTTGATCAATGCCTTACGCATGGTGCGCGGCAACGCCAAAGATTTAACCGTTCCACCGCCCGGCAGTGAAGAGTTCGCCTTTCTGGCCCGCCGCTTACACTACGAACGCAACCTCAACCAATTGCAAGCCGACTTAAACCGCCATCTTATCTGCGTGCAAGAAATCAGCCAGCGGGTGTTGAGTTAA
- the glnA gene encoding type I glutamate--ammonia ligase, producing the protein MAETVKDVMALIKEHNIKMVDFRFTDLPGTWQHFSMSTRLVNEDLFDEGLGFDGSSVRGFQEIQESDMILIPDPTTAFVDPIFEVPTLVIMCDVYDPVTRQPYSRDPRYVAKKAEAYLKKTGIADTAYFGPEAEFFLFDTVRYGGGTNSSFYEIDSKEGWWNSDKPGLGAQIPPKRGYFPAPPTDTQQDIRSKMVLALEAVGVNVELHHHEVGTAGQAEIDLKFDTLTKISDSIMIYKYIIKSVARQNGLTATFMPKPLFGDNGSGMHTHQSLWKGGDTVMYDESGYAGLSDIARYYIGGLLKHAPALLALAAPTTNSYKRLVPGYEAPINLVYSQRNRSAICRIPMYSGSPKAKRVEFRAPDPSCNPYLCFAALLMAGLDGVQKQIDPGEPIDKDLYDLPPEEAIKVMNTPGSLADVLDALEADHEFLLQGDVFTPDILEAYITYKREAEVDPVRLRPHPHEFTLYFDI; encoded by the coding sequence ATGGCAGAAACAGTAAAAGATGTAATGGCGCTTATCAAAGAGCACAATATTAAAATGGTGGACTTCCGGTTCACCGACCTGCCGGGCACCTGGCAGCACTTTAGCATGTCAACCCGCCTGGTAAACGAAGACCTGTTTGACGAAGGGCTTGGCTTCGACGGCTCTTCGGTGCGCGGCTTCCAGGAAATTCAGGAATCTGACATGATCTTGATCCCGGACCCCACCACCGCCTTTGTGGACCCCATTTTTGAGGTGCCCACCCTGGTAATTATGTGCGACGTGTACGACCCCGTCACCCGCCAACCCTACAGCCGCGACCCCCGCTACGTGGCTAAAAAAGCCGAAGCCTACCTGAAAAAAACGGGCATCGCCGACACAGCCTACTTTGGCCCGGAAGCCGAGTTCTTCTTGTTCGACACGGTTCGCTACGGCGGCGGCACAAACTCGTCTTTCTATGAGATTGACAGCAAAGAGGGCTGGTGGAACAGCGACAAGCCCGGCCTGGGCGCGCAAATTCCGCCCAAACGCGGCTACTTCCCGGCCCCGCCCACCGACACCCAGCAAGATATCCGCAGCAAAATGGTGCTGGCCCTGGAAGCGGTGGGGGTTAATGTGGAATTGCATCACCACGAGGTAGGCACCGCCGGCCAGGCCGAAATTGACCTGAAGTTCGACACGCTCACCAAAATCTCCGACAGCATCATGATTTACAAATATATCATCAAGAGTGTGGCCCGCCAAAACGGCCTTACGGCCACCTTTATGCCCAAGCCCCTCTTTGGCGATAACGGCAGCGGTATGCACACTCACCAGAGCTTATGGAAAGGCGGCGACACCGTGATGTACGACGAGTCGGGTTACGCCGGTCTCTCCGACATTGCCCGTTACTACATTGGCGGTCTGTTGAAACACGCGCCGGCCCTGCTGGCCCTGGCTGCGCCCACCACCAACTCTTACAAACGCCTGGTGCCCGGCTACGAAGCGCCTATCAACCTGGTTTATTCGCAGCGCAACCGTTCGGCCATTTGCCGCATCCCTATGTACTCCGGCAGCCCCAAGGCCAAGCGGGTTGAATTCCGCGCCCCGGATCCCAGTTGTAACCCGTATCTTTGTTTTGCCGCCCTACTCATGGCCGGTCTGGACGGGGTCCAGAAGCAAATTGACCCCGGCGAACCGATTGATAAAGACCTGTACGACCTGCCCCCTGAGGAAGCGATTAAAGTAATGAACACGCCCGGTTCATTAGCCGATGTTCTTGACGCACTGGAAGCAGACCACGAATTCCTGCTGCAAGGCGATGTATTTACCCCGGATATTCTGGAAGCCTACATCACCTACAAGCGGGAAGCCGAAGTGGACCCCGTCCGGCTGCGCCCGCATCCTCACGAGTTCACCCTGTATTTCGACATCTAA
- a CDS encoding ammonium transporter, translating into MKRKLFTRALPIALLLTLTLGGVAYAQDGATTASQMIDVIWLLVAAFLVFFMQAGFAMVESGFSRAKNAANLLMKNLMDFSVGTLLFFVLGYGLMFGASASGFIGTDNFFLSKLNFGPDSAYNWAFFLFQLVFAGTAATIVSGAVAERLKFSAYLVYSIIIVGLVYPISGHWLWGGGWLAELGFIDFAGSTIVHSVGGWAALAGAVILGPRIGKFNKDGSSNVIPGHSLTLAALGVFILWFGWFGFNPGSTLSGMNPGIGYIAVTTNMAAAAGAVSAMVINWVRAGEPSTEMALNGTLAGLVAITAGCASVSPTGALIIGLVAGGVLVFGLLFIERVLRVDDPVGAVSVHALNGVWGTLAVGLFAVPAAGGLTAMGDAAGLFYGGGFSQLSIQFIGSLSVSLWAFTTAFVVFKATDVIIGIRVTPQEELEGLDITEHGTISYPEFGTSVVNASPGERVVMPVVESAS; encoded by the coding sequence ATGAAACGCAAATTATTTACCCGGGCTTTGCCCATCGCTTTATTGCTCACCCTGACCCTTGGCGGGGTAGCTTATGCTCAAGACGGAGCCACCACTGCAAGCCAGATGATTGACGTGATCTGGTTGTTGGTAGCCGCTTTTCTGGTGTTCTTCATGCAGGCTGGCTTTGCCATGGTGGAAAGCGGCTTCAGCCGCGCCAAAAACGCGGCCAACCTGTTAATGAAGAACCTGATGGACTTTTCGGTTGGAACGCTGCTGTTTTTTGTGCTTGGCTATGGCCTGATGTTTGGCGCTTCGGCCAGCGGCTTTATTGGCACCGATAACTTCTTTTTAAGCAAGCTCAACTTTGGCCCCGACAGCGCCTACAACTGGGCTTTTTTCCTGTTCCAGTTGGTGTTTGCCGGAACAGCCGCCACCATTGTTTCCGGCGCGGTGGCCGAACGTTTGAAATTCTCGGCCTACCTGGTGTACAGCATCATTATAGTGGGCCTGGTTTACCCCATCTCCGGCCACTGGCTGTGGGGCGGCGGCTGGCTGGCCGAATTGGGCTTTATTGACTTTGCCGGTTCCACCATTGTGCACAGCGTAGGCGGTTGGGCGGCCCTGGCCGGAGCCGTTATTCTTGGCCCGCGCATTGGCAAGTTCAACAAAGATGGCAGCAGCAACGTTATCCCCGGCCACAGCTTAACCCTGGCCGCATTGGGGGTGTTCATCCTTTGGTTCGGCTGGTTTGGTTTTAACCCCGGCAGCACGCTCAGCGGTATGAACCCCGGCATTGGCTACATTGCCGTTACCACCAATATGGCGGCGGCAGCGGGCGCGGTGTCGGCCATGGTGATCAACTGGGTCCGCGCCGGCGAGCCTTCCACCGAAATGGCCCTCAACGGCACCCTGGCTGGCCTGGTGGCCATTACCGCCGGCTGCGCCAGCGTATCGCCCACCGGGGCCTTGATCATCGGCCTGGTGGCCGGCGGCGTGCTGGTGTTTGGCCTGCTCTTCATTGAACGTGTGTTGAGAGTGGACGACCCGGTAGGCGCGGTGAGCGTGCATGCCCTCAACGGGGTGTGGGGCACGCTGGCGGTGGGTTTGTTTGCCGTTCCGGCAGCCGGCGGCCTGACCGCAATGGGCGATGCGGCCGGGTTGTTCTACGGCGGCGGCTTTAGCCAACTGAGCATCCAGTTTATTGGTTCGCTCTCGGTGAGTCTGTGGGCCTTTACCACCGCCTTTGTTGTTTTTAAGGCCACCGACGTGATCATTGGCATCCGGGTTACGCCGCAGGAAGAACTAGAAGGTTTGGACATCACCGAACACGGCACCATCAGCTACCCCGAGTTTGGCACCAGCGTGGTCAATGCCTCGCCCGGCGAGCGCGTGGTGATGCCCGTTGTTGAATCGGCCAGTTAG
- a CDS encoding UbiX family flavin prenyltransferase, whose amino-acid sequence MKKLVVGFSGATGVIYGVRLLEVLQGITDIQTHLIISDAAKRTIRLETAYTVDQVERLAHERYDFNDIGAAIASGSYPTSGMVVVPCAVKTLSGIAHSYSDNLILRAADVTLKERRKLVLLFRETPLHLGHLRLMVQATEMGAIIMPPLPAFYHRPQTIDDIINQTVNRVLDVLNLDLEPDLFRRWQGSAH is encoded by the coding sequence ATGAAAAAACTCGTTGTTGGCTTTTCCGGCGCAACCGGCGTGATTTACGGGGTACGGTTGTTAGAAGTATTGCAGGGTATAACCGACATTCAAACCCACCTGATTATCAGCGATGCGGCCAAACGCACCATCCGGCTGGAAACGGCTTACACCGTGGACCAGGTAGAGCGCCTGGCCCACGAACGCTATGACTTTAACGACATTGGCGCGGCTATCGCCTCGGGTTCATACCCCACCAGCGGGATGGTTGTTGTGCCTTGCGCCGTAAAAACCCTCTCCGGTATCGCCCATTCTTACAGCGATAATCTCATCCTGCGCGCCGCCGACGTGACCCTCAAGGAACGGCGCAAATTGGTATTACTTTTCCGCGAGACGCCCTTACACTTGGGGCACCTCCGGCTGATGGTCCAGGCTACCGAGATGGGCGCCATCATCATGCCCCCTCTGCCGGCTTTTTATCACCGCCCCCAAACCATTGACGATATTATCAACCAAACGGTCAACCGGGTTTTGGACGTATTGAACCTTGATCTTGAGCCGGACCTTTTCCGGCGGTGGCAAGGTTCAGCCCATTAG
- a CDS encoding uroporphyrinogen decarboxylase, translating into MNKRERVYTALEGRPVDQVPLSLWRHFHKQDLTPTGLASATLAFYQKYNFDLIKLTPSGFYPIQDWGAQISTPKDDDHSPQLKKPVIKIPDDWRHLSTLNPTEGSYGHILESITLIKNQLGEEDAPVLITIFSPMTIAYKLAGDALLEHLAHHATDVHIGLATIAETTSRFADMALETGADGVFFASQLSCAEKLSEELCQTFVVRYDLIALERVQTQPVPLVLHLHGLNPYFETVNQYPAHAVSWHNHKTDPSLQAALSLTDKTLMAGLDRTTLEEGSPAVVAAQAREAIAQTGGRRLILAPACVIPTLTPPENLQAVAEVDRSLNT; encoded by the coding sequence ATGAACAAGCGAGAGCGCGTTTATACTGCCCTGGAAGGCCGGCCGGTTGACCAAGTGCCTTTGAGCCTGTGGCGGCATTTTCACAAACAAGACCTGACCCCAACGGGATTGGCTTCAGCCACGCTGGCTTTCTACCAGAAGTACAACTTTGACTTAATCAAACTGACGCCCAGCGGCTTTTACCCCATTCAAGACTGGGGCGCCCAGATTTCGACGCCCAAAGACGACGATCACTCCCCTCAATTAAAAAAGCCGGTCATCAAAATCCCCGATGATTGGCGGCACCTGTCCACGCTCAATCCCACCGAAGGCAGTTATGGCCACATTCTGGAATCTATTACTCTTATCAAAAATCAATTGGGCGAAGAGGATGCCCCGGTATTGATCACCATTTTTAGCCCGATGACCATTGCCTACAAATTAGCCGGGGACGCACTGCTGGAACATTTAGCTCATCATGCCACCGATGTGCACATTGGCCTGGCCACCATTGCCGAAACCACCTCTCGCTTTGCCGACATGGCCCTGGAAACCGGGGCCGACGGCGTATTCTTTGCTAGCCAACTGTCGTGCGCAGAGAAGTTGAGCGAAGAATTGTGTCAAACCTTTGTCGTCCGCTATGATTTGATTGCGCTGGAAAGAGTGCAAACCCAGCCAGTGCCCCTGGTGCTCCACCTGCATGGGCTGAACCCATATTTTGAAACTGTCAACCAATATCCGGCCCATGCCGTAAGCTGGCATAACCACAAAACCGACCCTTCGCTCCAGGCAGCCCTCTCACTTACCGATAAAACTCTGATGGCCGGTCTGGATAGAACCACCCTGGAAGAGGGCAGTCCGGCAGTGGTGGCCGCTCAAGCCAGAGAAGCCATTGCCCAAACCGGGGGCCGGCGTTTAATTCTGGCCCCGGCCTGCGTTATCCCCACCCTTACCCCCCCAGAGAATTTACAGGCTGTGGCTGAGGTTGATCGCTCCCTGAACACCTAA